The Danio aesculapii chromosome 22, fDanAes4.1, whole genome shotgun sequence genomic sequence TGAGAGTACACCCTTAAATGTGTCATGTCTATGAAGGGCCCACATCTTAAAAGCCAAAGTGCAAACaacagcatctttacaatttaaaaaggcatctttacagtttaaaacaacatttttacaattcaaaacagcatctttacagcATCAATGACATCTTTACAGATTAAAAcggcatttttacagtttaaaacaacatttttacagtttaaaaaagtaTCTTTAtagtttaaaatggcatttttacggtttaaaatggcatctttacaattcaaaatggcatttttacaatttaaaatgacatatttacagtttaaaagagcatctttacagtttaaaagaacatatttaaaatggcatctttacagtttaagcAAAAAACAGAAGTGTGTGCACATCAGACAATCTCAAagacaggtgctcgatcaaaaacaaacatttgtagaaaaagatccaaagaaaatcggcacactgccactttagctctcaaaaagtcTTTAATGTCACAAAATTAACATTGTGACATTAAAgactttttgagagctaaagtggcagtgtgccggttttctttggatatctttacagtttaaaacggcatctttacaatttaaaacagcgtttttactatttaaaatggtaTCTTTACAATctaaaacgacatctttacagtttaaaacggcatctttacaatctAAAACGGAATCTTTACAATCTAAAACAAAATCTTTACAAtctaaaacggcatctttacaatctAAAACGGAATCTTTACAATCTAAAACAAAATCTTTACAATCTAAAACAAAATCTTTACAATCTAAAACGGAATCTTTACAAtataaaacggcatctttacaatctaaaacgacatctttacaatctaaaacgacatctttacaatctaaaacggcatctttacaatctaaaacggcatctttacaatctAAAACGGAATCTTTACAAtctaaaacggcatctttacaatctAAAACGGAATCTTTACAATCTAAAACGGAATCTTTACAATCTAAAACGGAATCTTTACAATCTAAAACGGAATCTTTACAATCTAAAACGGAATCTTTACAATCTAAAGCGGAATCTTTACAATCTAAAACGGAATCTTTACAATCTAAAACGGAATCTTTACAATCTAAAACGGAATCTTTACAAtctaaaacggcatctttacaatctAAAGCAGAATCTTTACAATCTAAAACGGAATCTTTACAATCTAAAACGTAATCTTTACAATctaaaacgacatctttacagtttaaaacgacatctttacaatttaaaatggtatctttggatatcttttctgctggagattctACTCAAAAAAAAATTGGTATAGCAGATACCTTGATACCTATACCTTGagttttccaaaccgcagtataccttgaaaacggttattgtcccatgcctagtttttacctggccaagttgacatttctgtgtgcagtttacaTGTTAAGTTTGTATGGGTTTtacccgggttctccggtttgctcccacagtccaaaaacatgtaacataagtaaattgaccaaaccaatCGACACCATAGACGAGCGATTAACCAGCAATATTTTTCTCCAAAGTTATTCACAATTTGCCTTCACAATTAACatgcaggggagttctcgagacctacctgagctcaaactcccctgtcaccctgcaaacgggagggagctcgGAGCTCGAGAATCTTAAGAGCTCAAATctctcgagttggaaaatctgaacttcagcggacgttcgcgctgcattaaccaatcaggagctttctcttgtaggggcgtgcttATGAAGTCGTGCCTGCTGTTGGTGTCCCAGGGGGAAATCCTCCTTCCAAcactggacaacagttcatcaaactgggctcggctcagtcgaagcaccgctgaaagcctccatcatccaggttaagtttctggaggagttgatgaactcacagagctgggtgcacctctgaaaggatctagtttACTCAGACACGACTCCAAATAAATCAACacagtttttcagccttcataaagcacataaacacagctattctctcaatgaAATACCTGtttttagccatttagcaacgaagctacagtcaccgggaAGTCCTGCCCATCACGCGAATCCGCATCTATTGCTATGTGCATTTAGCATgagaatgaagcgagtaaactcaaaatgttcaggTGTCTTTTTATGTGCGAATAGCGcggtgtgggaatataaatttatataatctagttccaaattagcaataatctatatataactaTCTATATATAGCTTCAGTtttttagggtgtgacagaccttaaaatgtcttggtttcctgagccctgactgtctccaaagtaatgcaaatggtTGGTTTCACAGCACAGCTGTGTCTATTGTCTAACAAATGGTCAAGCCGGTCAACTGGTCGGACGGGTTCTGTCTCCAGAATGTCATTTGCACACTGttttcatactaaaatgtatCGTGAATGGATACTTATATGCTGACGAGATGAGGGCTAAAGGCACtttaccctgccgacaacaacactttatttgcatgctttgtttagacTGTCCCCACCTACATGTATCAATGTCTGTAAaactgagggtgctttcacacctagacttttgtttcggaacctgtctcgtttgcccagttagcgtggttcgtttggtatatgtgaatccagcaatcgtgctCGGATTCGCACCAAAACAATCGCTCCGAGATTgcttgaatgaggtggtctcggctcaattgaaacaaactctggagctgATCGATTGTAGTgggaaagcaatacgatccgagcccggttatatcacagtgttttataGATATGTAATACGCATATGACTATATGAAGACAGAATTATGAATAGGGCGGGAGGTCATTCCAGACATTCCAAGTCTGCCGGAAATTTTGtgagtctcccgcaaatgcacagagactcccggatgcccgcaaacgaGTGATAATCTTCCGGAAATCGTGCgtctccctcccggtcctcaaatacgtcGCTCACCCGTCTCACCCCTCCCCACCACatccctcctcgctcttcagaCACTTCGCATGCACCTTGTCACACACTACGAAACCACTACCCTccctgacagctgagcgggactctgcaaaataaaccctgaaactctgaccagtgtgaggagagtttactgacacgtgacttgttttagctcttttggtccgtttagaaactttgccgtgtgaaagcgaagcGCACCAAGAGCAAAGAGCAACAATCTAACAATAGTAATTCCTGATTTGGAACAACTGAATtgattcacaggtgtgaaagcaccctgagtgTCTGCTGTACCAGTTGAGAGTTCTTCCGATGACACCACAGCgacgctgagttcttcttattaaaggattctgctttgaagatacccgAAAATTCCCCCCGTTTTTCATctcgtcttagaatttcacaacagttttggtgccgtgagcTAGACTAGAGAAATTTACAACAGCGGTTTATCTGCGcgtgccgcgtctggtgtgagCATTCACACACATTAGGATAAACTACTATTGCAGCTTATGAAAATACtggtattgctattaagatgacatatatgcaaataataagttatatgtcaataacTACCTACCTACCCTGTTAAGCCTACTCCTGGATAAGCTAGGAATTATTTTTGCACTACGAGACTCTTAAAATGTGACTTATTAATTTTCAGATGTaaaggaggagagtgaagaactgagtgaagatgaggagaaacatcaagTCAAGAGTGAAAAAGAAACTCAATCAGACACTGAAGATAGTTTTTCAGTGGAAAAAACAGCTGTAAattgtttcacctgcactcagtgtggaaagagtttcagcagCAAATCCTATCTCAAGcatcacatgatgatccacactggagagaaacccttcaagtgttcacactgcgacaagagattcagttgtTTAGGAGGCCTTAATGAACACatgctgatccacactggagagaaaaatCGCAGATGTGATcactgcagcaaaacatttttgagggCTTCAGAGCTGAAGATCCATCTTAGAGTTCATGCAAACGAGAGGCCTTACTCATGCTCTGAGTGTGAAAAGAGTTTTACACAGAAGTCACATTTAAAAGAGCATCAGAAGATCCACAGtggtgtgagagagtttgtgtgctttgactgtgggaagagttttaaaagAGCTGAACACTTAAGACGGCACCAGATGattcacactgaagagaaaacTTATGAGTGTTCACACTGCAACTACACATTCAGACTGGCCGGTACCCTTAAACATCACAAAATGACTCACAGTGGAGAGAACCCGTAcgcatgtactcagtgtgggaagagtttcacacaaGTATCAAACATTAATGGACACCTGCTGCTCTACACTGGAAACAAACCACACAAATGTGATCACTGCAGCAAAACGTTTTTTAGGCCTTCAGATCTGAAGATCCACCTgagagttcatacaaaggagaagccttattTATGTTCAGAGTGTGGgaagacttttattacaaatAGAGAGTTGATAAAACAccagatgattcacactggagagaaaccgtacaagtgttcacactgcaacaaaGCATTCGGACGTTCAGGAACCTTAAAaatacatgagaggattcacactggagaaaaaccgtacgagtgttcacactgcaacaagaGATTCAGACGTTCAGGAAACCTGAAAGCACATGAGATGATCCACACTAGAGAGAAaccacacaaatgtgatcaatgcGACCAAGCGTTTTGTAGGGCTTCACACCTGGAGAgccatcttagagttcatacaaacGAGAAGCCATATTTatgttctgagtgtggaaagagttttaaacagaaatcacatttaaaagagcatcagaagatccacactggtgtgagagagtttgtgtgctctgagtgtgagaagacttttattaaagCTGGAGACTTGAGACGACAccagatgattcacactggagagaaaccattcacatgtactcagtgtgggaagtgTTTCGCACGATTAGcacaccttaataaacatatGCTGAGTCACACTGCAGAGAAAAATCACGAAATAAAGAAGCAGAATGTAATCTCCCTTCCTGGAAACTCTACTCTGTATTCACAAACACCAGATTTCTCAGTTAAACAGCCCCTGTTATTCATTATAAATAGtcctattttggttttggggtctccgaCAACAGGCTGATGTGAATACAAGCTCAAAGAACACtgttattgtcttataatatgcatttatttttacctaatgaCCCCATTAACTTCGATataatttgttcagcgattcatatATTCCAAACCCTTCCTTtgcgtgatgctaatctgcggtgattggtccgataacccagtctgttgtgattggttgactgcgcTCAATGCAAGACTGATAGAAAACgcccaccacagcttatcaaTATACTGGAGCAACTATGACGTCAGTTAGCATGCCGTAAGCAGTTAGCATGTTAGCAGTTCTGGTTCCCTCGTCCCAGAGTCAGTGGGTTTTTGAATGGGATTTTGGTTAAATGGCTTAAATAAGGTTGGTGgcaaacacaaactcaagatactttcacgttttattctacgacactAAACACATCACTCTTGACTTTTTAAATCGGTTCCGCTTCTGTAAAAAGACGGTTGCTCAATGGGTCTACAGGTGATGTCGGActcattatacgtcatcgagctgaactggtctggaatgAAGCCTGCTTTTACAGCTTGTGTTGGGCGTCTGGATTTGTCTGTTTTTTGGTTAAGTGTTTTCGTAAgtagtgttttatagtttgtagtgtttatcTAATTGGggattcatattgtgtgtagaggGTGACGCggaggcgcagtaggtagtgctgttgcctcacaccaagaaggtcgctggttcaagccttggctgg encodes the following:
- the LOC130216552 gene encoding zinc finger protein OZF-like gives rise to the protein MKSCLLLVSQGEILLPTLDNSSSNWARLSRSTAESLHHPDVKEESEELSEDEEKHQVKSEKETQSDTEDSFSVEKTAVNCFTCTQCGKSFSSKSYLKHHMMIHTGEKPFKCSHCDKRFSCLGGLNEHMLIHTGEKNRRCDHCSKTFLRASELKIHLRVHANERPYSCSECEKSFTQKSHLKEHQKIHSGVREFVCFDCGKSFKRAEHLRRHQMIHTEEKTYECSHCNYTFRLAGTLKHHKMTHSGENPYACTQCGKSFTQVSNINGHLLLYTGNKPHKCDHCSKTFFRPSDLKIHLRVHTKEKPYLCSECGKTFITNRELIKHQMIHTGEKPYKCSHCNKAFGRSGTLKIHERIHTGEKPYECSHCNKRFRRSGNLKAHEMIHTREKPHKCDQCDQAFCRASHLESHLRVHTNEKPYLCSECGKSFKQKSHLKEHQKIHTGVREFVCSECEKTFIKAGDLRRHQMIHTGEKPFTCTQCGKCFARLAHLNKHMLSHTAEKNHEIKKQNVISLPGNSTLYSQTPDFSVKQPLLFIINSPILVLGSPTTG